One Nitrosopumilus sp. genomic window, GCTCACAATAGATTGCAGAGATGTGATTTCCATAAAGAATGATTTACTAGTTTATGTTGCTGATCAAGTTGCTGCTATTCCTACCTTGAAAAATAATCAGTTTACTTTATCTTCTTTGGATGATGATGAAATTATTGATACTGGCAAAGTTATTTCTGCGATAAAAGAATATTTGGATTCTATTGATGAGGGAAAAAACTTTGCTGTCATTTCTAATAATGGTGTAATTAACATCACCTCTGTATCTGGTAGAGTGATCGAGAAGACTTCTTCTGAAACTGAACACCAAATGTTTTCATGTACTCATTGTGGTTTTGTAACTCAATATCAAGTTGAATTAAATGTCCATATGAGAATTCATTATCTTTAATTTCTTTTTAATTTTTGAAACAACCAATTTCTTTTAGTTATTGGCATTTCTGATGC contains:
- a CDS encoding C2H2-type zinc finger protein, whose translation is MLTIDCRDVISIKNDLLVYVADQVAAIPTLKNNQFTLSSLDDDEIIDTGKVISAIKEYLDSIDEGKNFAVISNNGVINITSVSGRVIEKTSSETEHQMFSCTHCGFVTQYQVELNVHMRIHYL